The following coding sequences are from one Salvia hispanica cultivar TCC Black 2014 chromosome 3, UniMelb_Shisp_WGS_1.0, whole genome shotgun sequence window:
- the LOC125215695 gene encoding serine/arginine-rich splicing factor RS31-like isoform X1, giving the protein MENEPLCWLVICKGYPRAGSLSHTNGNVAHVSDHNKLVPVEYAFVYFEDVNDATKAIRELQGNPFGSQRLRMQVKWAVGKRRGRHGDLESNPRPTRTLFVKRFDPVRTKNRDIEKHFEPYGRVLNVRMSRDVAFVHFETQEDATSALELSQSSMLFDTVLRVEYAFKEDNDRHRRKKRKRRNYASSRLPSPAYRHRRASPVYDRYAGPSNPRARSPKRVLRASPVYDRYEGPTNPRARSPDRARAKSRAKVETVMRK; this is encoded by the exons ATGGAAAATGAGCCTCTATGTTGGCTTGTCATATGCAAGGGATATCCACGTGCCGGATCTCTCTCACACACGAATGGAAATGTTGCACATGTTTCTGATCATAATAAG TTAGTACCTGTAGAATATGCTTTTGTCTATTTCGAGGATGTTAATGATGCGACAAAGGCCATCCGAGAACTTCAAGGCAATCCATTTGGGTCTCAAAGACTCAGAATGCAAGTTAAATGGGCTGTG gGTAAGCGTCGTGGGCGTCATGGTGATTTAGAATCAAATCCAAGGCCAACTAGAACCCTTTTTGTGAAACGCTTTGACCCTGTTCGTACTAAAAATCGTGACATTGAAAAACACTTCGAGCCTTATGGGAGGGTTCTTAATGTACGTATGTCAAGGGATGTTGCTTTTGTGCATTTCGAAACTCAGGAGGATGCCACAAGTGCCCTGGAGCTCTCCCAGAGTAG TATGTTATTTGATACAGTTCTTCGTGTTGAGTATGCTTTTAAGGAAGATAATGATAGGCACAGAAGAAAGAAGCGAAAGCGTAGAAATTATGCTTCCTCGAGGTTACCTAGTCCAGCATACCGCCACAGACGAGCAAGTCCTGTTTATGATAGGTACGCTGGTCCTTCAAATCCAAGGGCCAGGAGTCCTAAACGTGTGCTGCGAGCAAGTCCTGTTTATGATAGGTACGAGGGTCCTACAAATCCAAGGGCTAGGAGTCCTGATCGTGCGCGAGCAAAGTCCCGTGCGAAGGTTGAGACAGTGATGAGGAAGTAG
- the LOC125215695 gene encoding serine/arginine-rich splicing factor RS31-like isoform X2 — MWSVFCRNYESHTQQSDLDRLFSRYGKIGRIEMKSEYAFVYFEDVNDATKAIRELQGNPFGSQRLRMQVKWAVGKRRGRHGDLESNPRPTRTLFVKRFDPVRTKNRDIEKHFEPYGRVLNVRMSRDVAFVHFETQEDATSALELSQSSMLFDTVLRVEYAFKEDNDRHRRKKRKRRNYASSRLPSPAYRHRRASPVYDRYAGPSNPRARSPKRVLRASPVYDRYEGPTNPRARSPDRARAKSRAKVETVMRK, encoded by the exons ATGTGGTCGGTGTTCTGCCGCAACTATGAGTCCCATACTCAACAGTCGGACTTGGACCGTTTGTTCTCCAGATACGGAAAAATTGGGCGTATTGAAATGAAATCAG AATATGCTTTTGTCTATTTCGAGGATGTTAATGATGCGACAAAGGCCATCCGAGAACTTCAAGGCAATCCATTTGGGTCTCAAAGACTCAGAATGCAAGTTAAATGGGCTGTG gGTAAGCGTCGTGGGCGTCATGGTGATTTAGAATCAAATCCAAGGCCAACTAGAACCCTTTTTGTGAAACGCTTTGACCCTGTTCGTACTAAAAATCGTGACATTGAAAAACACTTCGAGCCTTATGGGAGGGTTCTTAATGTACGTATGTCAAGGGATGTTGCTTTTGTGCATTTCGAAACTCAGGAGGATGCCACAAGTGCCCTGGAGCTCTCCCAGAGTAG TATGTTATTTGATACAGTTCTTCGTGTTGAGTATGCTTTTAAGGAAGATAATGATAGGCACAGAAGAAAGAAGCGAAAGCGTAGAAATTATGCTTCCTCGAGGTTACCTAGTCCAGCATACCGCCACAGACGAGCAAGTCCTGTTTATGATAGGTACGCTGGTCCTTCAAATCCAAGGGCCAGGAGTCCTAAACGTGTGCTGCGAGCAAGTCCTGTTTATGATAGGTACGAGGGTCCTACAAATCCAAGGGCTAGGAGTCCTGATCGTGCGCGAGCAAAGTCCCGTGCGAAGGTTGAGACAGTGATGAGGAAGTAG
- the LOC125216863 gene encoding serine/arginine-rich splicing factor RS31-like, producing the protein MSPFTERLCEIGYAFVYFEDESDAQNAIHGLNGRKLSEPGFHICKLVVKWAKNDRGSPSDPIPNITLFVANFDPILTKNHDIIRHFEPYGKVLGVRQLRDYAFVDFETQEIATKALECTHQSTLFDRLIRVEYASPRPGDDEKGRCDDPSNPTAMSPDPVRASPVYDRCDGPSNPRAMTPDPAQASPVDDRCDGPSNPRTMTPDPVQASPVDDRCDGPSNPTAMSPEPGEQVLLMIGTMALQIQRP; encoded by the exons ATGTCTCCATTTACTGAACGTCTCTGTGAAATTG GCTATGCTTTTGTTTATTTCGAGGATGAAAGTGATGCGCAAAATGCCATCCATGGTCTTAATGGTCGCAAACTATCTGAGCCTGGGTTTCACATATGCAAATTAGTAGTTAAATGGGCCAAG aaTGACCGTGGTTCGCCTTCGGATCCAATACCGAACATAACCCTTTTTGTGGCAAACTTTGACCCTATTCTTACCAAAAATCATGACATAATAAGACACTTTGAGCCTTATGGGAAGGTTCTTGGTGTACGTCAACTTAGGGATTATGCTTTTGTGGACTTTGAAACTCAGGAAATTGCCACAAAAGCTCTGGAGTGCACCCATCAGAG TACGCTTTTTGATAGACTTATTCGTGTTGAGTATGCTTCTCCAAGGCCGGGTGATGATGAAAAGGGTAGGTGTGATGATCCTTCAAATCCAACGGCCATGAGTCCTGACCCTGTGCGAGCAAGTCCTGTTTATGATAGGTGCGATGGTCCTTCAAATCCAAGGGCCATGACTCCTGACCCTGCGCAAGCAAGTCCTGTTGATGATAGGTGCGATGGTCCTTCAAATCCAAGGACCATGACTCCTGACCCTGTACAAGCAAGTCCTGTTGATGATAGGTGTGATGGTCCTTCTAATCCAACGGCCATGAGTCCTGAACCTGGCGAGCAAGTCCTGTTGATGATTGGTACGATGGCCCTTCAAATCCAACGGCCATGA
- the LOC125209498 gene encoding serine/arginine-rich splicing factor RS31-like isoform X2, translating to MVEWATDECCRHHDGSESKTRPNKTLFVIHFDLTRTRDHDIKSHFERYGRVLNVSMRQNYAFVQFETQENATEALKRTHGSKIFDRIISVGYAFRRADEKGSREGSPPRGENGRRRNDASLRSSIPACRHGRTGPDYGLVQGTDYDRRCDGPSKPSRAQASHVYDRYKGPSNPRARILDRVRARPVYDRYNGPSNQRARRTDRGRASRVYDRYGDPSNPRAKSPARDMKVTRAKPATMIRK from the exons ATGGTTGAATGGGCTACG gaTGAGTGCTGTAGGCATCATGATGGTTCAGAATCAAAAACAAGACCAAATAAAACCCTTTTTGTGATACACTTTGACCTTACTCGTACTCGAGATCATGACATAAAAAGCCATTTTGAGCGCTATGGGAGGGTTCTTAATGTATCCATGCGTCAGAATTATGCTTTTGTGCAATTTGAAACTCAGGAAAATGCCACAGAAGCTCTGAAGCGCACCCATGGGAG TAAGATATTCGATAGAATTATTTCTGTTGGTTATGCTTTCCGACGTGCTGATGAAAAGGGCAGTAGAGAGGGTAGCCCCCCTAGAGGGGAAAACGGAAGGCGTAGAAATGATGCTTCCTTAAGGTCATCCATTCCAGCATGCCGCCATGGTCGAACAGGTCCTGATTATGGGTTGGTTCAAGGCACAGATTATGATAG GAGGTGCGATGGTCCTTCAAAACCATCCCGTGCACAAGCAAGTCATGTTTATGATAGGTACAAAGGTCCTTCAAATCCAAGGGCCAGGATTCTTGACCGTGTGCGTGCAAGGCCTGTTTATGATAGGTACAATGGTCCTTCAAATCAAAGGGCCAGGCGTACTGACCGTGGGCGAGCAAGTCGTGTTTATGATAGGTACGGGGATCCTTCAAATCCAAGGGCTAAGAGTCCGGCGCGTGATATGAAG GTCACCCGTGCAAAACCTGCGACTATGATTAGAAAGTAG
- the LOC125209498 gene encoding serine/arginine-rich splicing factor RS31A-like isoform X1, with product MVEWATDECCRHHDGSESKTRPNKTLFVIHFDLTRTRDHDIKSHFERYGRVLNVSMRQNYAFVQFETQENATEALKRTHGSKIFDRIISVGYAFRRADEKGSREGSPPRGENGRRRNDASLRSSIPACRHGRTGPDYGLVQGTDYDRRCDGPSKPSRAQASHVYDRYKGPSNPRARILDRVRARPVYDRYNGPSNQRARRTDRGRASRVYDRYGDPSNPRAKSPARDMKNKCVFLLYLRISLQSGLCTCAAPLSSAVRACVQE from the exons ATGGTTGAATGGGCTACG gaTGAGTGCTGTAGGCATCATGATGGTTCAGAATCAAAAACAAGACCAAATAAAACCCTTTTTGTGATACACTTTGACCTTACTCGTACTCGAGATCATGACATAAAAAGCCATTTTGAGCGCTATGGGAGGGTTCTTAATGTATCCATGCGTCAGAATTATGCTTTTGTGCAATTTGAAACTCAGGAAAATGCCACAGAAGCTCTGAAGCGCACCCATGGGAG TAAGATATTCGATAGAATTATTTCTGTTGGTTATGCTTTCCGACGTGCTGATGAAAAGGGCAGTAGAGAGGGTAGCCCCCCTAGAGGGGAAAACGGAAGGCGTAGAAATGATGCTTCCTTAAGGTCATCCATTCCAGCATGCCGCCATGGTCGAACAGGTCCTGATTATGGGTTGGTTCAAGGCACAGATTATGATAG GAGGTGCGATGGTCCTTCAAAACCATCCCGTGCACAAGCAAGTCATGTTTATGATAGGTACAAAGGTCCTTCAAATCCAAGGGCCAGGATTCTTGACCGTGTGCGTGCAAGGCCTGTTTATGATAGGTACAATGGTCCTTCAAATCAAAGGGCCAGGCGTACTGACCGTGGGCGAGCAAGTCGTGTTTATGATAGGTACGGGGATCCTTCAAATCCAAGGGCTAAGAGTCCGGCGCGTGATATGAAG aacAAATGTGTCTTCCTTTTATATCTGCGAATCTCTCTGCAATCGGGACTGTGCACGTGTGCAGCCCCGCTGTCATCTGCTGTGCGTGCGTGCGTGCAAGAATAG
- the LOC125209498 gene encoding serine/arginine-rich splicing factor RS31-like isoform X3 has protein sequence MVEWATDECCRHHDGSESKTRPNKTLFVIHFDLTRTRDHDIKSHFERYGRVLNVSMRQNYAFVQFETQENATEALKRTHGSKIFDRIISVGYAFRRADEKGSREGSPPRGENGRRRNDASLRSSIPACRHGRTGPDYGLVQGTDYDRRCDGPSKPSRAQASHVYDRYKGPSNPRARILDRVRARPVYDRYNGPSNQRARRTDRGRASRVYDRYGDPSNPRAKSPARDMK, from the exons ATGGTTGAATGGGCTACG gaTGAGTGCTGTAGGCATCATGATGGTTCAGAATCAAAAACAAGACCAAATAAAACCCTTTTTGTGATACACTTTGACCTTACTCGTACTCGAGATCATGACATAAAAAGCCATTTTGAGCGCTATGGGAGGGTTCTTAATGTATCCATGCGTCAGAATTATGCTTTTGTGCAATTTGAAACTCAGGAAAATGCCACAGAAGCTCTGAAGCGCACCCATGGGAG TAAGATATTCGATAGAATTATTTCTGTTGGTTATGCTTTCCGACGTGCTGATGAAAAGGGCAGTAGAGAGGGTAGCCCCCCTAGAGGGGAAAACGGAAGGCGTAGAAATGATGCTTCCTTAAGGTCATCCATTCCAGCATGCCGCCATGGTCGAACAGGTCCTGATTATGGGTTGGTTCAAGGCACAGATTATGATAG GAGGTGCGATGGTCCTTCAAAACCATCCCGTGCACAAGCAAGTCATGTTTATGATAGGTACAAAGGTCCTTCAAATCCAAGGGCCAGGATTCTTGACCGTGTGCGTGCAAGGCCTGTTTATGATAGGTACAATGGTCCTTCAAATCAAAGGGCCAGGCGTACTGACCGTGGGCGAGCAAGTCGTGTTTATGATAGGTACGGGGATCCTTCAAATCCAAGGGCTAAGAGTCCGGCGCGTGATATGAAG TAG